From the Homo sapiens chromosome 1, GRCh38.p14 Primary Assembly genome, one window contains:
- the ZNF683 gene encoding tissue-resident T-cell transcription regulator protein ZNF683 isoform X1 produces MEAKAGNGDMKEESAAQLGCCHRPMALGGTGGSLSPSLDFQLFRGDQVFSACRPLPDMVDAHGPSCASWLCPLPLAPGRSALLACLQDLDLNLCTPQPAPLGTDLQGLQEDALSMKHEPPGLQASSTDDKKFTVKYPQNKDKLGKQPERAGEGAPCPAFSSHNSSSPPPLQNRKSPSPLAFCPCPPVNSISKELPFLLHAFYPGYPLLLPPPHLFTYGALPSDQCPHLLMLPQDPSYPTMAMPSLLMMVNELGHPSARWETLLPYPGAFQASGQALPSQARNPGAGAAPTDSPGLERGGMASPAKRVPLSSQTGTAALPYPLKKKNGKILYECNICGKSFGQLSNLKVHLRVHSGERPFQCALCQKSFTQLAHLQKHHLVHTGERPHKCSIPWVPGRNHWKSFQAWREREVCHKRFSSSSNLKTHLRLHSGARPFQCSVCRSRFTQHIHLKLHHRLHAPQPCGLVHTQLPLASLACLAQWHQGALDLMAVASEKHMGYDIDEVKVSSTSQGKARAVSLSSAGTPLVMGQDQNN; encoded by the exons CAGGTAATGGGGATATGAAGGAAGAATCAGCTGCACAATTAGGTTGTTGTCATAGGCCCATGGCCCTGGGAGGTACAGGGGGCTccctgtcccccagcctggacTTCCAGCTCTTCCGAGGTGACCAG GTCTTCTCAGCCTGCAGACCACTTCCAGACATGGTGGATGCTCATGGCCCATCCTGTGCCAGCTGGCTGTGTCCCTTGCCCCTGGCACCGGGCAGGTCTGCACTGCTGGCCTGCCTACAGGACCTGGACCTGAACCTGTGCACCCCACAGCCGGCACCCCTGGGCACAGACCTGCAGGGCCTCCAAGAGGACGCCTTGAGCATGA AGCACGAGCCACCAGGGCTGCAGGCCAGCTCCACCGATGACAAGAAATTCACAGTCAAGTACCCACAGAACAAGGACAAGCTGGGAAAACAGCCAGAAAGAGCTGGCGAGGGGGCCCCCTGCCCAGCCTTCTCCTCTCATAACAGCTCTTCCCCACCACCGCTGCAGAACAGAAAGAGCCCCAGCCCCTTGGCTTTCTGCCCCTGTCCCCCTGTCAACTCCATCTCCAAGGAGCTCCCATTTCTCCTCCACGCCTTCTACCCTGGATACccacttctcctgcctccaccccaccTGTTCACCTATGGGGCCCTACCTTCTGACCAATGTCCCCACCTCCTCATGCTGCCCCAAGACCCCTCCTACCCCACCATGGCTATGCCTAGCCTGCTGATGATGGTCAATGAGCTGGGGCACCCCAGCGCTCGGTGGGAGACCCTGCTTCCCTACCCAGGGGCCTTCCAAGCCTCTGGCCAAGCTCTGCCTTCCCAGGCCCGAAATCCAGGTGCTGGAGCTGCCCCAACCGACTCCCCAGGCCTGGAGCGTGGTGGCATGGCATCTCCAGCAAAGCGGGTCCCATTGAGTTCCCAGACAGGCACCGCAGCCTTGCCTTACCCGCTGAAAAAGAAGAATGGCAAAATCCTGTACGAGTGCAACATATGTGGCAAGAGCTTTGGGCAGCTCTCCAATCTCAAG GTCCACCTGCGTGTGCACAGTGGAGAGCGTCCATTCCAGTGTGCCTTGTGCCAGAAGAGCTTCACTCAACTTGCCCACCTGCAGAAGCACCACCTGGTGCACACTGGGGAGCGGCCCCACAAGTGCTCG ATACCGTGGGTTCCAGGAAGAAATCACTGGAAAAGCTTCCAGGCCTGGAGGGAAAGAGAG GTGTGCCACAAGCGCTTCAGCAGCTCCAGTAACCTCAAGACCCACCTGCGCCTGCACTCCGGGGCCCGGCCCTTCCAGTGCAGTGTCTGCCGGAGTCGCTTCACCCAGCACATCCACCTGAAGCTGCACCATCGGCTGCATGCCCCACAGCCCTGTGGCCTGGTGCACACCCAGCTGCCCCTGGCCTCTCTGGCCTGCCTTGCCCAATGGCACCAGGGGGCACTAGATCTTATGGCGGTGGCATCTGAGAAACACATGGGCTATGACATAGATGAGGTCAAAGTGTCCTCGACATCCCAGGGGAAAGCAAGAGCAGTGAGCCTGAGCAGTGCCGGGACTCCCCTGGTGATGGGGCAGGACCagaacaattaa
- the ZNF683 gene encoding tissue-resident T-cell transcription regulator protein ZNF683 isoform X7: MEAKAGNGDMKEESAAQLGCCHRPMALGGTGGSLSPSLDFQLFRGDQARNPGAGAAPTDSPGLERGGMASPAKRVPLSSQTGTAALPYPLKKKNGKILYECNICGKSFGQLSNLKVHLRVHSGERPFQCALCQKSFTQLAHLQKHHLVHTGERPHKCSIPWVPGRNHWKSFQAWREREVCHKRFSSSSNLKTHLRLHSGARPFQCSVCRSRFTQHIHLKLHHRLHAPQPCGLVHTQLPLASLACLAQWHQGALDLMAVASEKHMGYDIDEVKVSSTSQGKARAVSLSSAGTPLVMGQDQNN, encoded by the exons CAGGTAATGGGGATATGAAGGAAGAATCAGCTGCACAATTAGGTTGTTGTCATAGGCCCATGGCCCTGGGAGGTACAGGGGGCTccctgtcccccagcctggacTTCCAGCTCTTCCGAGGTGACCAG GCCCGAAATCCAGGTGCTGGAGCTGCCCCAACCGACTCCCCAGGCCTGGAGCGTGGTGGCATGGCATCTCCAGCAAAGCGGGTCCCATTGAGTTCCCAGACAGGCACCGCAGCCTTGCCTTACCCGCTGAAAAAGAAGAATGGCAAAATCCTGTACGAGTGCAACATATGTGGCAAGAGCTTTGGGCAGCTCTCCAATCTCAAG GTCCACCTGCGTGTGCACAGTGGAGAGCGTCCATTCCAGTGTGCCTTGTGCCAGAAGAGCTTCACTCAACTTGCCCACCTGCAGAAGCACCACCTGGTGCACACTGGGGAGCGGCCCCACAAGTGCTCG ATACCGTGGGTTCCAGGAAGAAATCACTGGAAAAGCTTCCAGGCCTGGAGGGAAAGAGAG GTGTGCCACAAGCGCTTCAGCAGCTCCAGTAACCTCAAGACCCACCTGCGCCTGCACTCCGGGGCCCGGCCCTTCCAGTGCAGTGTCTGCCGGAGTCGCTTCACCCAGCACATCCACCTGAAGCTGCACCATCGGCTGCATGCCCCACAGCCCTGTGGCCTGGTGCACACCCAGCTGCCCCTGGCCTCTCTGGCCTGCCTTGCCCAATGGCACCAGGGGGCACTAGATCTTATGGCGGTGGCATCTGAGAAACACATGGGCTATGACATAGATGAGGTCAAAGTGTCCTCGACATCCCAGGGGAAAGCAAGAGCAGTGAGCCTGAGCAGTGCCGGGACTCCCCTGGTGATGGGGCAGGACCagaacaattaa